A genome region from Candidatus Beckwithbacteria bacterium includes the following:
- a CDS encoding FAD-binding protein, producing the protein MKFLTNQLLAPYTTIKIGGPAEYLYEAKTTEDLISAVKEAEKLKLNYYIFGSASNVLISDQGLKGLVIINQTSQIKILPNNLVELDSGVFLPKAIFYLINHGLTGLEAFSGIPATAGGATAVKMHGVRVDWEDFVVKVNRYQDVILSVVLRLKSGDQAAALDRAKTIQFNKRYQPQRSSGCIFRNQSNQSTGEIIDKQLHLKGKQIGQAQISLSHANFIENLGGATASDVLQLIKLVKNTAKQKLNLDLQLEIQIYE; encoded by the coding sequence ATGAAATTTCTTACTAATCAATTATTAGCCCCATACACCACCATAAAAATCGGCGGCCCGGCCGAGTATTTATACGAGGCTAAAACCACCGAAGATTTAATCAGTGCCGTCAAAGAAGCGGAAAAATTAAAACTTAACTACTATATTTTTGGTAGTGCTAGTAATGTTTTAATTTCGGATCAGGGACTAAAAGGGTTAGTGATTATTAATCAGACCAGTCAAATCAAGATTTTGCCAAATAATTTAGTCGAACTGGACAGCGGCGTTTTCCTGCCAAAAGCAATTTTTTACCTGATTAATCATGGTTTGACAGGCCTGGAAGCCTTTAGCGGGATTCCGGCCACCGCCGGCGGCGCCACCGCCGTTAAAATGCACGGCGTCAGGGTTGATTGGGAAGACTTTGTGGTCAAAGTTAATCGTTATCAAGACGTGATTCTTTCCGTGGTGTTACGGTTAAAATCCGGCGATCAGGCTGCGGCTCTGGACCGAGCCAAGACAATTCAGTTTAACAAACGTTATCAGCCGCAACGCTCCAGCGGCTGTATTTTCCGCAATCAGTCTAACCAATCAACCGGTGAAATTATTGATAAACAGCTTCATCTAAAGGGGAAACAAATCGGTCAGGCGCAGATTTCCCTTAGTCACGCTAATTTTATCGAAAATCTAGGCGGCGCCACCGCCTCTGATGTACTTCAATTAATTAAATTAGTGAAAAATACCGCCAAGCAAAAATTAAATTTAGATTTACAATTAGAAATACAAATTTATGAGTAA
- the murA gene encoding UDP-N-acetylglucosamine 1-carboxyvinyltransferase, with translation MSKLIIQGGQSLKGVVRLGGAKNASFKLMIAALLCPHETRLLNFSKIADVDLVAEIIRTLGAKVYSAGERTLFINASHLSSSTVPESLGLASRASSLFIAPLLARTKKASVPFPGGDKIGSRPLDRHLDGLKALGAKIELNGHLITASCEQLIGCHYRFTKPSHTGTETMIMAAVLASGKTRLENAALEPEVDDLIEFLNQMGAQIKRQPERVIEINGVKALNPVIYQVMPDRNEAVSYAIAALMTHGDIIVENARKQDLTAFLTKIKAVGAGIEYSQFGIRFFYSKPLTAVDIITRPHPGFMTDWQPLWAVLATQCRGQSKIIETVFTSRFQFASSLQSMGAKIKFFKPEITNPESFYNFNLSDDLAANCHGIAITGPTKLHGQTITVTDIRAGATLALAGLVAQGQTVLTGLEHIDRGYEDFSGRLLNLGAKIKRI, from the coding sequence ATGAGTAAATTAATCATTCAGGGTGGTCAATCTTTAAAAGGCGTGGTTCGGCTTGGCGGCGCTAAAAATGCCTCCTTTAAGTTAATGATTGCCGCGCTTTTATGCCCCCACGAGACCAGGTTATTAAACTTTTCCAAAATTGCCGATGTTGATTTGGTGGCAGAGATTATCAGAACCTTGGGAGCTAAAGTTTATTCAGCCGGGGAGCGGACTCTGTTTATCAATGCCTCTCATCTTTCTTCTTCAACTGTGCCTGAGTCACTTGGTTTAGCTTCCCGGGCCTCCAGTCTATTTATTGCTCCTCTTTTAGCCCGAACGAAAAAAGCATCTGTTCCGTTCCCCGGTGGTGATAAGATCGGCTCCCGGCCGCTTGACCGCCATCTTGATGGTTTGAAAGCTTTAGGCGCCAAAATTGAGCTTAATGGACACTTAATTACTGCTAGCTGTGAACAATTGATCGGTTGTCACTATCGCTTTACCAAACCCAGCCATACTGGGACTGAAACTATGATTATGGCCGCAGTTTTAGCCTCTGGTAAAACCAGACTGGAAAATGCCGCCCTTGAACCAGAGGTTGATGACTTGATCGAGTTTTTAAATCAGATGGGTGCCCAGATCAAACGTCAGCCGGAAAGAGTGATTGAGATTAACGGAGTAAAAGCTTTAAATCCGGTTATTTACCAAGTTATGCCTGACCGCAACGAAGCGGTTTCTTATGCCATTGCCGCTTTGATGACTCATGGTGACATCATTGTTGAAAATGCCCGGAAACAGGATTTAACCGCCTTTTTAACTAAGATTAAAGCCGTCGGTGCCGGCATTGAATATTCCCAGTTCGGCATCAGATTTTTCTATTCAAAGCCGTTAACCGCAGTTGATATTATCACTCGGCCTCATCCGGGTTTTATGACGGACTGGCAACCCTTGTGGGCCGTTTTAGCCACCCAATGTCGTGGCCAATCAAAGATTATTGAGACTGTCTTTACTTCCAGATTTCAGTTTGCCTCTTCGCTTCAGTCGATGGGCGCTAAGATTAAGTTTTTTAAACCTGAAATAACCAATCCTGAAAGTTTTTACAACTTTAATCTTAGCGATGACTTAGCTGCTAACTGCCATGGAATTGCCATCACCGGCCCGACTAAACTGCATGGTCAGACTATTACCGTGACTGATATCCGGGCCGGAGCCACTCTGGCCTTAGCCGGATTAGTTGCCCAAGGCCAAACTGTCTTGACCGGTTTAGAGCACATTGACCGCGGCTATGAAGACTTTAGCGGGCGTTTGCTTAATCTAGGTGCTAAAATCAAAAGAATCTAA
- the glmS gene encoding glutamine--fructose-6-phosphate transaminase (isomerizing), with translation MCGIFGVIGQTNNAAQLVLEGLIKLEYRGYDSWGISVKQDGRLVRERHTGKISQAKTKLPPSTIGLGHTRWATHGGVTVGNAHPHLSCDQKLSLVHNGIVENFRTLKEKLILNHKFTSETDTEVALHLIEEKAKQLDLLSAVKAAFKEISGMNALIVLSADNDELIAVKNGSPLIIGLGKNSNFISSDVWALLDHTNQVIFLEDNQIARITAESVQIFSVISSKAIMPKIVTLNWKLEQSRLGKFHHYMEKEIFDQPKVLLNLASQEFVSLKKLIKPNRKIYLLACGTAYYAALFSEYCLRSNGFEAEAVMASEYQKIAKLVKSDQLLLVLSQSGETIDVINAVKELKAKKIPVVAITNVLGSTLYRLADYQILLNAGQEVAVASTKAFTAKLAVILKLIGCSPDLIKQAAQTSVDREKIKNLAGQIKDSEHIFVIGRGLSYPIALEAALKIKEVSYIHAEGFAGGELKHGPIALIDKGTPCIIIAPLDDTYTDIISSAHELKARGGLIIGISPKPDAVFDYHLSVPDLQAATAIPEIIIAQLLAYDLAVGRGLNPDKPRNLAKSVTVK, from the coding sequence ATGTGTGGAATTTTTGGAGTTATCGGTCAAACCAATAATGCCGCCCAGTTGGTCCTGGAAGGTTTAATCAAGCTGGAATATCGCGGCTATGACTCCTGGGGAATCAGTGTCAAACAAGACGGGCGATTGGTGCGCGAGCGCCATACCGGTAAAATCAGCCAGGCTAAAACAAAACTGCCACCATCTACTATTGGTCTTGGGCATACCCGCTGGGCAACCCACGGTGGGGTTACGGTCGGTAATGCCCACCCCCATTTAAGCTGTGATCAGAAACTATCCCTGGTTCATAACGGTATTGTGGAAAACTTCCGTACCCTCAAAGAAAAATTAATTCTTAATCATAAATTTACCTCAGAAACAGATACCGAAGTCGCTTTGCACCTGATTGAAGAAAAAGCCAAGCAACTGGATTTATTATCAGCGGTTAAAGCCGCCTTTAAAGAAATTTCCGGCATGAATGCCTTAATTGTTTTAAGCGCCGATAATGATGAATTAATCGCTGTCAAAAACGGGTCACCCTTGATTATTGGTTTAGGTAAAAACAGCAACTTTATTTCTTCCGATGTCTGGGCGCTTTTAGACCACACCAATCAGGTGATCTTTTTAGAGGATAACCAAATTGCCCGAATCACCGCTGAATCTGTCCAAATTTTTTCCGTTATTTCTAGCAAAGCGATTATGCCCAAAATTGTTACTCTTAACTGGAAACTGGAGCAAAGCCGCTTGGGTAAATTTCACCACTACATGGAAAAAGAAATTTTTGACCAGCCAAAAGTTTTACTTAACTTAGCTTCTCAGGAGTTTGTCAGTCTTAAAAAATTAATTAAACCCAACCGTAAAATTTATTTATTGGCTTGTGGGACTGCCTATTACGCCGCCTTATTTAGCGAATACTGTTTGCGTTCAAACGGGTTTGAAGCCGAAGCGGTGATGGCTTCGGAATATCAAAAAATAGCCAAACTGGTAAAGTCAGACCAATTGTTACTTGTTTTGTCTCAAAGCGGTGAAACTATTGATGTGATTAATGCCGTCAAAGAGCTGAAAGCCAAAAAAATTCCGGTTGTGGCCATTACTAATGTTTTAGGCTCAACTTTATACCGTTTAGCTGATTATCAGATTCTTTTAAATGCCGGGCAGGAAGTGGCGGTTGCTTCCACTAAGGCTTTTACTGCCAAGTTAGCCGTGATTCTTAAATTAATCGGTTGCTCCCCTGACTTAATTAAGCAGGCGGCGCAAACCTCGGTTGACCGGGAAAAAATTAAAAATCTGGCCGGGCAAATCAAAGACAGTGAACATATTTTTGTGATTGGTCGGGGATTGTCTTACCCGATTGCCCTGGAAGCAGCCTTAAAGATAAAAGAAGTTAGTTATATTCACGCCGAAGGTTTTGCCGGCGGTGAATTAAAACATGGCCCGATTGCTTTAATTGATAAAGGTACGCCTTGCATTATTATCGCCCCCTTGGACGACACTTATACGGATATTATTTCTTCCGCTCATGAACTTAAAGCCCGGGGTGGATTAATTATCGGTATTTCCCCTAAACCCGACGCTGTTTTTGACTATCATTTATCTGTGCCGGATTTACAGGCCGCAACTGCTATTCCCGAGATTATTATTGCTCAACTATTAGCCTATGATTTAGCCGTCGGCCGCGGCCTCAATCCCGACAAACCCCGCAACCTGGCCAAATCCGTGACGGTTAAGTGA
- a CDS encoding YvcK family protein: MPTKPLQKIVVIGGGTGSFVLLSGLKQYPVDLTAIVPVTDDGGSTGRLRDEFGFLPVGDMRQCLAALASQNGLLRQLLLYRFEKGNGLQGHNLGNILLTAMEDMFGGEPEAITQAARIFRLKGRVLPIAKKLVKLAAKYSSGKTIISEHKIETYKLTRDEKIIQLFTIPKTSINPEAASAIKTADLIIFAPGDLYNSIIANLVITGAKKALQETSAKLLYVVNLMTLNSQTAYYSARDHVRAIEKYTGKKMDYILVNNESIPPVIIKAYQKSHEYPVVDDLTSDSRVIRRPLLADSPYQKPKSDVLKRSLLRHDSRKLAQAICQLL; encoded by the coding sequence ATGCCAACTAAACCTTTGCAGAAAATCGTGGTTATCGGCGGCGGGACCGGCAGTTTTGTCCTGCTGTCAGGCTTAAAACAATATCCAGTTGATTTAACCGCAATTGTGCCGGTGACTGATGACGGCGGCTCCACCGGCCGTCTCCGTGACGAATTTGGCTTTTTACCGGTCGGGGATATGCGGCAGTGTTTAGCCGCTCTGGCTTCCCAAAATGGCCTGCTTCGTCAACTTCTGCTTTACCGTTTTGAAAAAGGTAATGGTCTCCAAGGTCATAACTTAGGGAATATTTTACTCACGGCCATGGAAGATATGTTCGGTGGCGAACCGGAAGCAATTACCCAGGCTGCCAGAATTTTTAGGCTTAAAGGCCGAGTTTTGCCGATTGCTAAAAAGCTGGTGAAACTGGCCGCTAAATACTCCAGCGGTAAAACCATTATCTCGGAACATAAAATTGAAACTTATAAATTAACCCGTGATGAGAAAATTATTCAGCTTTTTACCATTCCTAAAACTTCCATTAATCCCGAAGCCGCTTCAGCGATTAAAACCGCCGATTTAATTATTTTTGCCCCAGGCGATCTCTATAATTCCATTATTGCCAATTTGGTGATTACCGGCGCCAAAAAAGCCCTTCAGGAAACCTCAGCCAAGCTGCTTTATGTTGTCAACTTAATGACTTTGAACAGTCAAACCGCTTATTATTCCGCCCGCGATCATGTTCGGGCAATCGAAAAATACACCGGCAAGAAAATGGATTATATTTTAGTTAATAATGAATCGATTCCGCCGGTGATTATTAAAGCCTATCAAAAATCTCATGAATACCCGGTGGTTGATGATTTAACCAGCGATTCCCGGGTAATCCGTCGGCCTTTATTAGCCGACAGTCCTTATCAAAAACCCAAAAGCGATGTGTTAAAACGCAGCTTACTCCGTCATGATTCCCGTAAACTTGCCCAGGCAATATGTCAACTCCTTTAG
- a CDS encoding alpha/beta hydrolase, whose protein sequence is MSTPLVILHGWNSQINRWEPFKTQLVKAGYQIYLPALPQDLIRNTHDYSLWLKDYTKNFPNFCLLGHSFGGQIAVDFTAVNSQRVKKLILVNSAGIRNKLNFKRLIFKPVAKVSKWFFPDSLKRIFYRLINETDYFKASPVMKQTLKKVVAEDQQINLAKISCPTLIVWGQNDTLTPLSDGRLIHRLIPNSQLKVLENARHGLPFTHAPALASLVLNFIKQ, encoded by the coding sequence ATGTCAACTCCTTTAGTTATTCTCCATGGCTGGAACAGTCAAATTAATCGTTGGGAGCCATTTAAAACCCAATTAGTTAAAGCCGGTTACCAGATTTACTTGCCTGCTTTGCCCCAAGATCTAATCCGCAATACCCATGATTACTCTCTTTGGCTTAAAGATTATACGAAGAATTTCCCCAACTTTTGTTTGCTGGGCCATTCTTTCGGCGGTCAGATCGCCGTTGATTTTACCGCTGTCAATTCCCAAAGGGTTAAAAAATTAATTCTGGTTAACAGTGCCGGGATCAGAAATAAATTAAATTTTAAGCGTTTGATTTTTAAGCCCGTCGCTAAAGTAAGTAAATGGTTTTTTCCCGACAGCCTGAAACGTATTTTTTACCGTCTCATCAACGAAACTGATTATTTTAAAGCCAGTCCGGTTATGAAACAAACCCTAAAAAAAGTTGTTGCCGAAGATCAGCAAATTAATTTAGCTAAAATTTCCTGCCCGACTTTAATTGTTTGGGGCCAAAATGACACTTTGACGCCATTGTCCGATGGCCGATTAATTCACCGCTTAATTCCCAATTCCCAGCTGAAAGTTTTAGAAAATGCCCGTCATGGCCTGCCATTTACTCATGCTCCCGCTCTGGCTTCGCTCGTGCTAAACTTTATTAAACAATGA
- a CDS encoding UDP-N-acetylmuramoyl-tripeptide--D-alanyl-D-alanine ligase, whose amino-acid sequence MIFLLQIIYFILLLVAILRCLYFWQLKEYRLDRFHQFLATSQARQYWLPVRWFLRPKLTLKILVLIYLSLYFSQILLQLKPFWLWLIIAYLIMPLTATIAVLLLKPITDLLSDLVVFAAKIKLKFSPRSLIVIGITGSFGKTSTKEILAHVLSAKFSVCKTSGTNNTLIGVALAVLTKLHSSHDFFVVEMGAYKPGEIKAICQLVKPKLAILTGIGTQHLGLFGSQPKLISAKSELLQSLVTGSHAFINGENQIARSLVPQFSHLKIKLYFRPKKPYSTNLLGDYQQVNLTAAVQVASKFKIPSKVIISRLTNIPAFKTMMVKKTGLKHSIVIDNTYNANFDGFLAAINFIKTQNFSQNILITSGIIELGSRTAALHQQLAQAAGPVFTKIYLTKADIAKFFPGSIYEPDPKKILKDLIPILNSKTLVLLESRLPKKFIASLCPNQS is encoded by the coding sequence ATGATTTTTTTACTGCAAATAATCTATTTTATTCTTTTATTAGTGGCGATTTTGCGTTGTTTATATTTTTGGCAATTAAAGGAATACCGGCTGGATCGTTTTCATCAGTTTCTGGCCACCAGCCAAGCCCGTCAGTATTGGTTGCCGGTCCGGTGGTTTTTGCGGCCTAAACTAACTCTTAAAATTTTGGTTTTAATTTATTTATCGCTTTATTTTTCCCAAATATTGTTACAGCTTAAACCGTTTTGGCTATGGTTAATTATTGCTTACTTAATTATGCCTTTAACTGCCACAATTGCTGTTTTACTCCTTAAGCCGATTACCGACTTATTAAGCGATCTGGTTGTTTTTGCTGCCAAAATTAAGCTCAAGTTTTCCCCCCGGTCATTGATAGTGATCGGGATTACCGGCAGTTTTGGCAAAACTTCCACCAAAGAAATTTTAGCCCATGTTTTATCGGCCAAATTCTCGGTTTGTAAAACTAGCGGCACTAATAATACCCTTATCGGTGTCGCCCTCGCGGTTTTAACCAAGCTTCATTCCTCCCATGATTTTTTTGTGGTGGAAATGGGCGCTTATAAACCAGGCGAAATTAAAGCCATTTGCCAACTGGTTAAACCAAAACTGGCCATTCTAACCGGTATCGGCACCCAGCATTTAGGCTTATTCGGCAGTCAGCCAAAGCTTATCAGCGCCAAATCTGAGTTGCTGCAGTCTTTAGTAACCGGTAGCCACGCCTTTATTAATGGCGAAAATCAAATTGCCAGATCTTTAGTCCCGCAATTTTCCCATCTTAAAATCAAGCTTTACTTTCGGCCGAAAAAACCATATAGCACCAACCTTTTAGGCGATTATCAGCAGGTGAATCTTACGGCCGCTGTTCAGGTTGCCAGCAAATTTAAAATTCCCTCGAAAGTTATTATTTCCCGATTGACCAACATTCCGGCATTTAAGACCATGATGGTTAAGAAAACCGGCCTAAAGCATTCTATCGTCATTGATAATACTTATAATGCTAATTTTGACGGTTTTTTAGCCGCTATTAACTTTATTAAAACTCAAAATTTCTCTCAAAATATTTTAATCACTTCCGGGATTATCGAACTCGGTTCACGAACAGCCGCTCTTCACCAACAGCTGGCTCAGGCCGCCGGACCAGTTTTTACCAAAATCTATTTAACCAAAGCCGACATTGCCAAGTTTTTTCCCGGTTCAATTTACGAACCAGATCCAAAAAAAATTCTTAAAGACTTGATTCCGATTCTTAATTCTAAGACTTTAGTTTTATTAGAGAGCCGTTTGCCGAAAAAATTTATTGCCTCTTTATGTCCAAACCAATCTTAA
- a CDS encoding DegT/DnrJ/EryC1/StrS family aminotransferase gives MSKPILISLSPNTDRTDVFLALRLLFEPWRWQKGDALTKLTTTLKQYFKRPYCYLVNAARSALYLGLKSLNLNSKDEVLYQEFTCKVVPQAIIKAGATPIAVDNNSHDFNLNIQDLTKKITSRSKAVIIQHTFGNPDDLISIQSLCHQHNLVLIEDCAHSLGVKYQGKPIGSFGDLTILSFGRDKVISSVFGGALLSQKHLSIPNLSYPSYCWIAKQLLHPVIFSIAVPTYFSLGKIIIGLCRALKLITLPLLDLPVQLLPNALAELVLHQWKKLDQLNRHRQAIAKAYASAFKQKFNPAATYLRFPLEVGDPAGLIRYAKTKHVWLGDWYDKKIVNLPTHSKMDLTDADRVIKIVKRYVDR, from the coding sequence ATGTCCAAACCAATCTTAATTTCTCTATCACCTAATACCGACCGAACCGATGTTTTTTTGGCCCTGCGGCTTTTATTTGAGCCCTGGCGTTGGCAAAAAGGCGACGCTTTAACCAAGCTTACCACCACCTTAAAACAATATTTTAAGCGACCGTATTGTTATTTAGTTAATGCTGCCCGCTCAGCCCTTTATTTGGGGTTAAAGTCTTTAAATTTAAATTCTAAAGACGAAGTCTTGTATCAGGAATTTACTTGTAAAGTCGTGCCCCAGGCAATTATCAAGGCCGGGGCTACACCGATTGCTGTGGATAATAATTCTCACGACTTTAATCTTAATATCCAGGATTTAACTAAAAAAATTACTTCCCGGTCCAAGGCGGTCATTATCCAGCATACTTTCGGTAATCCTGATGACTTAATTAGTATTCAATCACTTTGCCACCAGCACAACCTTGTTTTAATTGAAGATTGTGCCCATAGTTTAGGGGTTAAATATCAAGGTAAACCCATCGGGAGTTTCGGTGACTTAACGATTTTGAGTTTTGGCCGGGATAAAGTGATTTCTTCAGTTTTTGGCGGCGCGCTTTTAAGCCAGAAACATTTATCAATTCCTAATTTGTCTTATCCCAGTTATTGCTGGATTGCTAAACAGCTCTTGCATCCGGTTATTTTCAGTATAGCTGTCCCGACCTATTTTTCTCTTGGGAAAATCATCATCGGTCTTTGCCGCGCCCTTAAGTTAATTACCTTACCCTTGCTAGACTTACCGGTGCAGCTTTTACCTAACGCTTTAGCTGAGTTAGTGTTACATCAATGGAAAAAGCTGGATCAGCTTAACCGTCATCGTCAGGCCATTGCCAAAGCTTATGCCTCAGCTTTTAAACAAAAATTTAATCCGGCAGCTACTTACTTAAGATTTCCTTTAGAGGTAGGAGATCCGGCTGGCTTAATCCGTTATGCCAAAACCAAGCATGTTTGGCTCGGGGACTGGTATGATAAAAAAATTGTTAATCTGCCGACCCATTCTAAAATGGATTTGACGGACGCCGACCGAGTTATCAAGATTGTGAAAAGATATGTTGACCGTTAA
- a CDS encoding peptidoglycan bridge formation glycyltransferase FemA/FemB family protein gives MLTVKVITDKAIWEDFILHSSQCSFLQSWNWGVFHESLGHSIFRLGFFNDNQLCGIALLIKINARRATYFECPAGPVLPWENQAIIRSVFQFIRQLADKEAAVFVRIRPNILKTDQYLNLVISLGLIKAPMHLHAETTWVLNLKDSEETLLKNMRKNTRYSVKKALNSGVEITSSIKNQDIQTLYRLQLAVAQRRHFVTFSYNYLLKQFQAFQPDNQVQLFKASLDNRTLAMAFIIFYGQEAVYHYAGSSAEVRQIPVSYALQWEVIRQAKKKGFPLYNFWGIAPTDNPHHRFAGVTLFKTGFGGSRVDYLPAHDLVIKPHYWLIYLFESLRRKWRHL, from the coding sequence ATGTTGACCGTTAAAGTCATTACTGATAAAGCCATCTGGGAAGATTTTATTCTTCATTCTAGCCAGTGTAGTTTTCTTCAATCCTGGAATTGGGGAGTTTTTCACGAATCATTAGGCCACTCAATCTTTCGCCTGGGTTTTTTTAACGACAATCAGCTTTGCGGTATTGCGTTATTGATTAAAATTAATGCCCGGCGGGCAACTTACTTCGAATGTCCGGCCGGCCCGGTTTTACCTTGGGAAAATCAAGCCATCATTCGATCAGTTTTTCAGTTTATCCGCCAGCTGGCGGATAAAGAAGCGGCAGTTTTTGTTAGGATCCGGCCGAATATTTTGAAAACTGACCAATACCTTAATTTAGTTATATCTTTGGGTTTAATTAAAGCGCCGATGCATTTGCATGCGGAAACCACCTGGGTTTTAAACCTGAAAGATAGCGAAGAAACCTTACTTAAAAATATGCGTAAAAATACCCGCTACAGTGTCAAAAAAGCGCTTAATTCCGGGGTTGAGATCACCTCTTCAATTAAAAATCAAGATATTCAAACCCTTTACCGGCTGCAGCTGGCTGTGGCGCAGCGGCGCCATTTTGTTACTTTTTCCTATAACTATTTGTTAAAACAGTTTCAAGCCTTTCAGCCTGATAATCAAGTTCAATTATTTAAAGCCAGCCTCGATAATCGGACTTTAGCCATGGCCTTTATTATTTTTTATGGCCAAGAAGCTGTCTACCATTACGCCGGTTCTTCAGCTGAAGTGCGGCAGATTCCGGTTTCTTATGCCTTGCAATGGGAGGTTATCAGACAGGCTAAAAAGAAAGGCTTTCCCCTTTATAACTTCTGGGGGATTGCCCCGACTGATAATCCGCATCATCGCTTTGCCGGCGTCACTTTATTTAAGACCGGTTTTGGCGGCTCCCGGGTTGATTATTTGCCGGCCCACGACCTGGTGATTAAACCTCATTATTGGTTAATTTACTTATTTGAGTCTTTAAGAAGAAAGTGGCGTCATCTATAA